The proteins below come from a single Salvelinus alpinus chromosome 18, SLU_Salpinus.1, whole genome shotgun sequence genomic window:
- the LOC139543578 gene encoding zinc finger and BTB domain-containing protein 7C-like: protein MAHTEDDLIGIPFPNHSSDVLCCLNEQRRAGLLCDVVLVVQDQEYRTHRSVLAACSQYFKKLFTVASDGRDQHGVFEIDFVAPESLTAILEFAYTSTLTVTASNVKEILGAAQMLEIPCIINVCLEIMDSGEGGGGGGEEEEDEDVEEEEEDDEEEDKDMDEDDESRKDEQEDNEEDNASERSMRSSESQDQVGSERGAAPSPPYTSQYQQQYELQQNERKCRDTDSQCEKPRQEHESMESRALKDFSIESLLQEGLYPKMPSVLDRRANFSPLLPGFYPPMWTAEFPGFPQKVLDPNHHAPTPRPSYPPQLDNRPLDLVVKREIIKEELKEEVPPSMLHGDFLKNLMNSGLSGMGVEMGVVRSEGSHLHLGQIKDEADFRSYMGFLSTSSHLGALFPPWQLEEERKMKPKASQQCPICNKVIQGAGKLPRHMRTHTGEKPYMCTICEVRFTRQDKLKIHMRKHTGERPYICLHCNSKFVHNYDLKNHLRIHTGVRPYQCEHCYKSFTRSDHLHRHIKRQSCRISRPRRGRKPAAWRSVNNFLQGPPCSANHHEGGKTLTERSGGCRLLPSHGGVRGQSLGLGERERRDLGLGGKNLRYKDLDSDSRESRESREARYRSDRKHVVDEVEMERQRGVFTFALAGPGEEVLTHPPFYIPDPWTIRLENHTPKIPEPAN, encoded by the exons atggcccACACAGAGGATGACCTGATCGGGATTCCGTTCCCCAACCACAGCAGTGACGTCCTGTGCTGCCTCAACGAGCAGCGCCGCGCCGGGTTACTCTGTGATGTAGTCCTTGTTGTACAAGACCAGGAGTACCGTACCCACCGCTCGGTCCTTGCCGCCTGCAGCCAGTACTTCAAGAAGCTCTTCACCGTGGCCTCTGACGGAAGGGACCAGCACGGGGTGTTTGAGATAGACTTTGTGGCCCCCGAGTCGCTGACTGCAATCTTGGAGTTTGCTTACACGTCCACGCTGACGGTGACGGCGTCCAACGTAAAGGAGATCCTAGGAGCGGCTCAGATGCTGGAAATCCCCTGCATCATCAACGTGTGTCTGGAGATTATGGACTCTggtgagggaggaggtggaggaggagaggaggaagaggatgaggatgtagaagaagaggaggaagatgatgaagaggaggataAAGACATGGATGAGGATGATGAGTCGAGGAAGGACGAGCAGGAGGATAACGAGGAGGATAATGCCAGTGAGAGGTCAATGAGGTCGTCAGAGAGTCAGGACCAGGTCGGGTCAGAGAGAGGAGCAGCTCCCAGTCCACCCTATACCTCCCAGTACCAGCAGCAGTACGAGCTGCAGCAGAATGAGAGGAAGTGTCGGGACACAGACTCTCAGTGTGAGAAACCCCGGCAGGAGCATGAGAGCATGGAGAGCCGAGCCCTCAAGGACTTTTCCATTGAATCCCTGCTACAGGAAGGGCTATACCCTAAAATGCCATCAGTCCTGGACAGGAGGGCTAACTTTTCCCCTCTGCTCCCCGGCTTCTACCCTCCCATGTGGACCGCAGAGTTCCCAGGCTTCCCCCAAAAGGTCCTAGACCCCAACCACCATGCCCCGACTCCCCGCCCCTCCTACCCCCCTCAGCTGGACAACAGACCCCTAGACCTGGTTGTGAAAAGAGAGATCATCAAGGAGGAGCTAAAGGAGGAAGTCCCGCCCAGCATGCTGCATGGGGACTTCCTGAAAAACTTAATGAATTCCGGCCTATCAGGGATGGGAGTTGAGATGGGGGTAGTACGGTCCGAGGGGTCTCACCTCCATCTGGGCCAGATAAAGGACGAGGCAGACTTCCGCTCCTACATGGGCTTCCTGAGCACGTCAAGCCACCTGGGGGCGCTGTTCCCTCCCTGGCAGCTGGAGGAAGAGCGGAAGATGAAGCCTAAAGCCTCCCAGCAGTGTCCTATATGTAACAAGGTGATCCAGGGGGCAGGGAAACTACCCAGACACATGAGgacccacacaggagagaaaccatacatGTGCACCATCTGTGAGGTGCGATTCACCAG GCAAGACAAACTGAAGATCCACATGCGAAAGCACACAGGCGAGCGCCCCTATATCTGTCTCCACTGTAACTCCAAGTTTGTCCATAACTATGACCTGAAGAACCACCTGCGTATCCACACAGGGGTGCGGCCCTACCAGTGTGAGCACTGCTACAAGAGCTTCACACGCTCAGACCACCTGCACCGACACATCAAGAGGCAGAGCTGCCGCATCTCACGCCCTCGACGGGGCCGCAAGCCGGCCGCTTGGCGCTCAGTCAACAACTTCCTGCAGGGCCCTCCGTGCTCGGCCAATCACCACGAGGGCGGCAAGACGCTGACTGAGAGGTCGGGCGGATGCCGGCTTCTGCCCTCCCACGGGGGAGTTAGAGGTCAAAGTCTGGGccttggggagagagaaagacgggaCCTGGGTCTGGGTGGTAAGAACCTGCGGTATAAGGACTTGGACagtgacagcagagagagcagggagagtcGGGAGGCTCGGTACCGGTCAGACAGGAAGCACGTGGTGGacgaggtggagatggagagacagaggggcgtgttCACCTTTGCCCTGGCGGGGCCTGGGGAGGAAGTCCTCACTCACCCTCCATTTTACATCCCTGACCCCTGGACCATAAGACTGGAGAATCACACCCCTAAAATCCCTGAGCCGGCCAACTAA